The Actinocorallia herbida DNA window CGGGCTCGCCTTCCGGGCCTGCGCCTTCGGCGACGAGCACCAAGTGGACGGCCGACTCGGGCTCGTCGGCGCGGTCGCGGAAGAAGTCGTCGGTGTCGGGGGCCGCGGCGTCGAGGGAGCCGGGGAACGGCAGCGCGACGGGCACCTTGGCGTTGTCGGCGAACTGGGCGGCCAGCCGGTGCGCGGCGGCCAGCTCCAGCGGGGTCCGGCCCCAGGGCATCGGGAGCGACCCGGCGAGTTCCAGCGCGATCTGCTTGGCGGGGTTCACGAACGGCTCACCCGACGGGCGGCAGCGGTTCGCGACGTCCTCCAGCCGGACCGCGGCGGCCTCCAGCACCTCGTCCGGGACCGCGACGATCCCGAGCCCGCGCAGCACCAGCAGCAGCGGTACGACCTGCGCCCACAGCAGCGCCCTGATCGGGCCGGCGGGCGGCGGCAGTGGCACGTAGAACAGCCGGTTCTGGGTCGCCAGGGACCGCAGCCGCGCGTCGGCCGGCCCGACCCCGACGACCGCGGCGCCCCGCCGGACGGCCTGGGCGGCGAGGTCGAAGGACTCGTCGCCGAGCGCGCAGACCAGGTCGGTGGCGCCGATCCAGCCGGGCAGGACGTCCCCGGCCACGGTCAGCACGGGCACCGGGCAGCCCGTGCCGCAGATCGCGGCGACCACCTCACCCGCCGAGCCGGGACCGACGATGACGACGGCGCGGGGGCGTCCGGCGCCTTCCAGCGCCTCGGTGAGGCCCGCCTCCGCCGTCATGGCGGCGGCCTGCCTCATCTGGGCCGCGCCGGAGGCCGCGAGCCGGAGCATTCCGCCCCGGTCGGCCGCCTCCAGCGCGTCGGGATCGTCCAGCGCGCCCGCCTCCGGCCGCCGCCCCTCCGAGGTCATGCCCGGGGGGCCCGCGCCTCGTCGACCAGCAGCACGGGGACGCCCTCATCCGTCACGGGGTAGATGCTGCCGCACTCCCCGGTGCAGACGAGCGCGCCTTCCTCGGCGCGCAGCGCGCCGCGGCAGTTGGGGCAGGCGAGGATCTCCAGGAGCCACGCGTCGATCTTCACTTTGCCTCCTCGGTGCGGACGATCGACAGGACCTCGTCCCGGATCGCCGCCATGGTCTGCCCGTCTCCCGCCTCGGCGTTGAGTCGGAGCAGCGGTTCGGTGTTGGACGCGCGGAGGTTGAACCACCATCCGTCGCCCGTGAACGTGGTGCCGTCGAGTTCGTCGACGGTGACGCCGTCGCGGGCGGTGAACACCGCGCGCACCCGGGCCACCGCCGCCGCCTGGTCGGCGACCTCGCTGTTGATCTCCCCCGAGGCGATATACCGGTCGTAGGACGCCAGCAGGGAGGAGAGCGTTCCGTCCTGCTCGCCGAGCGCGGCGAGCACGTGCAGGGCGGCGAGCATCCCCGAGTCGGCGAACCAGAAGTCGCGGAAGTAGAAGTGGGCGGAGTGCTCCCCGCCGAAGACGGCGCCGACCTCGGCCATGGTCTGCTTGATGAACGAGTGACCGACGCGGGTGCGCACCGGCTTCCCGCCGTTCTCGGCGATGATCTCCGGCACGGCCGCCGAGGTGATCAGGTTGTGCACGATCGACGCGCCCGGGTACTTCGCGAGCTCGCGCTCGGCCACCAGCGCGGTGATCGCCGACGGGGAGACGATCTCGCCCCGCTCGTCGACGGCGAAGCAGCGGTCCGCGTCGCCGTCGAAGGCCAGGCCCAGATCGGCGCCATGGGCGAGGACCGCGGCCTGGAGGTCGCGGAGGTTCGCCGGCTCGATCGGGTTGGCCTCGTGGTTGGGGAAGGTGCCGTCCAGCTCGAAGTACAGCGGGACGACCTCCAGCGGAAGGCCGTCGAACACCGCGGGGACGGTGTGGCCGCCCATGCCGTTGCCGGCGTCCACGACGACCTTGAGCGGGCGGATGCCGGAAAGGTCGACCAGGGTCTTGAGGTGCTCGGCGTACCCGGCGAGCAGATCGCGCTGCTCGACCTTGCCGACCGGGCCGTCCTGCGCGGGGACGCCCGCGGCGACGAGATCGCGGATCTCCCGCAGACCCGTGTCCTGGCCGATCGGGCGGGCGCCGGAAAGACACATCTTCATGCCGTTGTACTTGGCCGGATTGTGACTCGCGGTGAACATGACACCGGGCAGGCCCAGGCTGCCGCTGGCGTAGTACAGCAGGTCGGTCGAGCCGAGCCCCGCCTCCACCACGTCGGCGCCCTGCGCTGCCGCACCGCGCGCGAAGGCCGCGGCCAGCGGGACCGAGGAAGCGCGCATGTCGTGCGCGGTGACGATCCGGGCGGCTCCGGTCACCCGTATGAACGCGGCGCCGGTCGCCTCGGCGATCTCCTCGTCGAACTCGTCGGGAACGACGCCCCGCACGTCATAGGCCTTGAAGATCTTGGCGAGATCGCCCACTTCGGGTGTCCCTCCGGCTCGTCGGTCTTGGACTTCGAGCCTACTGTGTTCTTGGCCCCGCCTCCGGCGGGGCGGTGATCGGGCGCTCTGGATCCCGTCGTCGCCCCTCCGGCCCCGGGGGCCCGCGGGGCGGCGACGGGGCGCCCGATCACACCGGGGGTGGAGAACCGTCCCGGGGTGCTCGATCACTTGTGGGGCTTCCGCTGGAGGCGGGAAGCCGTTCGGGGTGATCGCGGGTCAGGATTGCTGGTCGGAGCGGAGGACGCGGAGGTGGCCTCGGCGGCCTACTTCGGTGCCCTGGCCCACGGGCTCGGTGCCGGGGCTCACGGGGCGGGCGGCCTCGCGGACGGCGTCGGCGAGGGCCTCGAGGTCGTCGCTGGTGGGCTGGTCGGAGGCTTCCTCGGCGGGCAGCCGGAGCAGTTCCCAGCCCATGGGCGCGGTCAGCCGGTCGGCGTGTTCGGCGCACAGGTCATAGCAGTGCGGCTCGACGTACGCGGCTAGCGGACCCAGGACCGCGGTGGAATCGCGGTAGACGTACGTGAGCGTGAACACAGCTGACGCTTTGCACGCTGTGCGGGAGCAGATGCGGACGGGGCTCACGTTGGCTGAACGTACGCCTTTCCGGCCCGCATCGCCAGTATCCGCGTGATCGTGTCTCGCGTTTCATCTAATACATCAACAATTCGGGCAGCCGATTCCCCTACTTCGGCCCCCGCCCGACGTCCCTTGACCTCCGCAAACGCACCCGCGGCTCCGGCCCCCCGGAGCGCGGCCGGGCGCGGCCCTCGCGTGATCGGCGCCTCGACCCAACAACTAGACTGCCCGGCGTGAGGAGAGTCAGGCGGCGTGACCGGCATGGCCGGGGGCTTCGTGGTCCGCTGGCCCCGCCTGAGGTGCCGATCTCCCTCACCCGTGCGGAGAAGTTCGATGACCTCGTCCGCGAAGAGGTACAGCGGGTCGTCGCGCCGTGGCGGGAGCAGCTCGCCGGGGTCGAGTTCGCGGTCGAGGACATTCCGCCCGCGGAGCCGGGCGCCACGCAGGTGCCCCTGGGCGAGACCCGCACCGTCGCCGGCGTGCCCCGCGTCATCGTCTTCCGCCGCCCCATGGAGGCCCGTGCGGGCAAGGACGGCAAGGGCGAACGTGAACTCGTCAGGCTGATCCACGACGTCGTCGTGGACGAGGTGGCGCAGCTCCTGGGCCTGGACCCGGACGACGTGGACGAGCCGGAAGAGGACTGACCCGGGACGCCCCGCGCGGGAGGCCCTAGGGGACCACCGAGGTCAGGGAGTCCGAGACCGGCGGGAGGGTGACGGTCAGCGGGGCGGCGGCGAGGGTGCGGATCGTGGCGACCTGTTCGCGCTGGCCGGTTCTGGTGGTGATGATCCTGGTGCCGTAGACCGGGCCGGATCCCGGGAGCGGGATCACGCGGACCGCGGGGGCGTCCAGGGGGATCTCCACGGTGCGACCTGCGGGGATCTCGACCTCGGTGGCGGTGCCCGCGCCCGAGTCCGTCAGGGGGACCACGCGGACCGTGGCGGCCTTGCCGGGGGCCGTGAGAACGAGCGAGGCGGCTTCCCGTGCCTTCTGGGCGCCAGTACCGCGCGCGGGGGCCGGCGCGGCCCCCAGGGCGGACGTGCCGCCGTCCAGGGGGGTGCCCGCTCCGCCGAGCGCGAGGTCGGCTCCGATCGCGGCGAACCCGGCGACGATCCGGCGGGTGGAGGTCAGCTCGATCGCGGCGGGGCGGCCGCCGAGCGCGGCCTCCAGGTCGAGCGGGATCACCGTTCGCGCGGGGACGTCGAGGACGTCCTGCCCTTCGGGGGCGAACGCGCCGTCCGCGGTGAGCGCGCGGATCTTGACCTGGGCGTCCTGGCCTCCGGGCACGCCCACGTAGAGCGTCCGCCTGCCGCCGCCGCCCGGCACGCCGGGCACGATCACCCGGGTGGCGGGCTCGGCCGTGGCGGTGGCCCAGTCGGCGCCCTTGGACCCGGCGTCCGCGCGGACCGCCGCGGCGACCCGCCCGCTGGTGGCGGTCACCCGCAGCGTGAGCACCCGGACGTCGGAGGCGATCATGCCGAGTCCGTCGAGGGTCTCGCCGATCTTGATCACCCGGGTGCCGTGCGCGGGCACGTCCAGGGCCTTGCCGTCGGTGGTGTCGAGGGACCCGTCGTCCGAGACCGCGTCGAGGTCGATCGTCGCGGGCACGTCGTCGACGTTGGTGACGTGCAGTTCGAGCCCGCCCGCGCCGGGGCCGGGGGTGACGAACCAGTGCTCGGTGGCGGGCGCGGTGCAGGGCACCGAGGAGATGCCGCGCTTGCCCACGACGGTCTGGGCGGCCTCGAGGCCTGCCGCGACCCCGCCGTCGGCCCGGACCGCCAGGGCGGTCCCGCGCTTGACCTCGCCGGTGAACAGCGCGGACGCGGCGGGCACCTCGGCCACCGCCTTGCCGTCGAGCGCGGTCACCGAGGCCGTGCCTTCGCCTTCGCCGCCCGAGACCAGGGAAAGCCGGGCCGCCTGCTCGGCCGCCGGGCACGCCACGAGAGCCGCCTCGACGGGCACGGAGGCGCCCCGGAGCTCGGAAGGCTCCCCCGGACGGGTGAGCGCGGCGGCGCCGTACAAGGCCGAGACCGCGACGAGGATCAGGGCTGCCACCCCGTAGCGGTTGCCCGCGACGACCGTCGCCACGTCCACGACCTTGCCGAGCGCGCCCTGGGTCAGCGCACCCGCGCCCGAAGCGCCCGTCCGCTGCGCGCCGCTCCCCGGCCGCCGCCGGCGCGGCAGCCCCCGCGCGGGCGTACCCGGCCGGAGCCTCCGGCGCGAGGTCCTCTCCGCGCGCGGCTCGGGCACCTGGGCGCTCGGGTCCGATCCGTCCCGGCCGCCTTCGGCTTCGGCCTCCGCACCGGGTCCCGGCTGTGCCTCCACCGCAGGGGACGCCCAGGGACTCTCCGCGGCCCCGGCATCCCGCGCGGCGGGCTTGAACCTGCCGAGGGCGCCCGACAAGGGCGACGTGCGCTTCCTGGCCCGGCTCACTGATCGCTCCCCAAGGACTCGGCGGACGGGGCGGCCGCGGCCGACACGACGGACTCCGCCGACCCGGACCGCGTCGCGGACCCGTCGTCCTCCCCGGCGCCCTCCCCGGCGTTCTCCTCGCCGTCCCGGAGGCCGTCCGCCTCCACGGCGGCCGCCGCGCGGCGGCCTCGGCGCCGTCCCCGGATCGGGGTCTCGCCACCGGGCAGCGCGAGCACGATGACGAGAAGGAGCGCGACGCCCTGGACGGCCACCCAGGCCGTCCACAGCCTTTCGCTCCGCTCCAGCACGAACGTCCCGCCGCTCTCCGGCACCTCCCACCCCGCGGCCCACCCATCGACGGTGACGGCCGGGGCCGCCTTCCCGCCCATGGTCGCGGTCCAGCCTCCGGTGGGCTCGGCGAGCACCACCTTGCGGCCCGCCTCTCCGGCGGGGATCTCGACCCGGGCGGCCACCTCGCCGGACCGCAGCGGGGTGATCCCGCCGCCGTCGGCCATGAGCATCAGCCGGGCGCCCGGTTCGGTGAGCCGCCAGACGGCGAAGTCGTCGCTGCGGCTCAGCCGGGTGAGGCCCGGCAGGCCGTCCAGCCGCCGCATCAGCCGGTCGCCGCTCTCCGGGCGCTTGTCCCCGGTGAAGTGCAGGTAGAGGAACTGCACGCCGAAACGGTTCAGCCCCTCGGTCCCCTGGCCCGCGGCGAGGTGCGCCACCAGCCGCTCAAGGTGGCCGGCCGCCTTCGCCTCCGGCTGGAGAGCCTCGTCCCCGAGCTCGGGGGACGGCCCGCGCATCAGGGCGTAAGAAAGGTCGGCGCCTCCGTCGTGGGAGAGCACGAGGGTCCTTGCGCGGGTCTCCCCGTTCACCGCGGTGACGAACGCGGGCAGAGACTGCCCGGCCGCCTTGCCGACGGGCCCGTCGACGCCGATCCCGATCCAGGCGAGCGCGGCGAGCGCGGGCGTGGAGACCGCGATGAGGACCGCCGCCGCCGCGGCGAAGCGGTACTTCCAGGTGCCGGTGGACACCAGCTCGACCGAGCGCTGGAGCCCCGCGCAGGCGGCGAGGATGAGGCCGCCTGTGGCGAACGCCAGCGGCACGCCGGGCCAGCCCGGCGCGCCTTCGCCGGGCGCCTCGGTGACCACGATCGCGGACACCGCGATCGCGGCGAGGAAGCCGAAGAGGATGAGCATCCAGCCGCCCATGACCGCGGTGCGGCGGCTGCGCAGCGGCAGCGCCGCGACGGCGAGGGCCAGCAGCCCGGCGGTCGCCCAGCCGAGGTCGGTGCCGGGGCCGCCCGGGTCGAGGGTGAGGATGGACAGGCCGGTCAGCCCCTCGTCGACGAGTTCCGGCCGGTGCAGCCCGGCCTCCAGCAGGAACCGCGACGGGTGGGTGAAGAGCTGGAGCGTCGTGGGCAGGAGCAGCAGCGGCGGGACCACGAGCCCGATGGCCAGGTCGATGCCGCTGACGACCTTGGAGCCCAGGTAGGACAGCCCGCCGAGGATGAGCAGCAGCAGCCACGTCAAGGGCACGAACGCCATGGCTACGGTCAGCAGCAGCGCGAGGCCCCAGGCGGCGCGGCGCGCCTGCCGGGCGTCGACCCGGCCGCTCGGCTCGCGCAGCACCCGCGCGCCGAGCAGCCCGATGAGCGGCAGCAGCACGTAGACGACACAGGTGCCGACCCGGCCCGCCGCGATCGCCCCGGTGGCGACGGGCAGCACCGCGTAGGCGATCGCCGCCCACACCCGGATGGCGCTGGCCGGGACCCGGCTGCGCCGCAGGAGGCGGGCGGTCCGCTTCCCGGCGGGCAGGCTGGTCGGGATGAGCCGTTTCGCGGCGAGGTAGGCGGTCAGTCCGGCGAGCGGCACACAGCCGACGAGCAGGGCCATGACGGCCAAGGACGGCTGCCCGAAGGTGAGCACCGAGAGCCCCGCCAAGAAGGCGAGGTAAGGCGGCGACGCGTCGGCGGACCCCAAGCCGACCGGATGCCATCCCGCCAGGTACGCCGCCCACAGGTCGCCCGTGCTCCCCCACGCGGGAACGAGGGCGCCTCCGCCCAGCCGTCCCCCCGAGGCGAGCAGCGAGCGTTCGGCGAGGAAGGCGACACAGGAGAGGACGAGCAGGACGACCGCGCTGGGATGGGCGAGCACCCGGCGCACCACGCCGAATCCCCGCTCCCGCAGCGGGATGCGCTCCTCCTCGGCCTCCACCGCGTCGAGGCCGTACTCGGTCGGCGCGATGAGCGAGCCGAGGCGTTCGGCGATCCTGCGCAGCGTCACCCACTGGGGCTGGAACCTGCGGACCGACCGGTAGACGCGCGCCCTGCCTTCGGTGCGGCCCGCGCGCAAGGCGCGCAGCACCCTCGGCGAGGACACCACGTCGCGCAGCGCGTCGAGTTCGTCGCGCAGGGCCATCGGCTTCTTGGCCAGCGCCAGCAGGGCGATCCGCAGCAGCGAGCCGAACAGCAGCCGCAGGAAGGACCCGGCGGCCTGCCGGGCGGGAAGATTGGCGAGCAGCGCCCACATGGCGTTGCGCCGGTCGAGGCGGCGGGGCGCGATGGGCGTGGGCCGCACACCGCGGGCCGCGGCCTCGGCGTGGTAGACCAGCGCGTCGCTGACGGCGACGACCCGGTGGCCCGCCGCCTGCACCCGCCAGCCGAAGTCGACGTCGTCGCGGAACAGGCCGAAGCGGGGGTCGAGGCCGCCGGTGTGGCGCCACACGTCGCGGCGCACCAGCATGCCCGCGGAGCTGACCCCCATGACGTCGTGGACGCCGTCGTGCTGGCCCTGGTCGAACTCGCCGCGGTCCACGCCGGTGAAGCGGCGGCCCTGGCCGTCGAGGGCGACGCCGAGTTCGAGGAGGAGGCGGCGGTCGTCCCAGTCACGCAGTTTGGGGCCGGCGAGGCCGACGTTGGGGTCGGAGTCGACGTGCCGGAGCAGGTTCTCCAGCGCGCTGGGCGCGGGGGTGGAGTCGTCGTGCAGGATCCACAGCCACTCGACGGCGTCCTCGGTCTCCACCGCCATGTCGGCCGCGGGGGTCTCCAGCGCGGCGGCGACGGCGGCCGCGAACGGGACGTCCCGGTCGAGGGTGAGGAGGTTGCCGGGACCGACGACGCCCGCGACGATCGCGGGCCCGGTGTCGGTACTGCCGGTGTCGGCGATGACCAGCCGCTGGATCCGCCGGGTCTGGCTGAGCAGGGCCTTCAGGGTGTCGGGCAGCCAGCGCGCGCCATCGTGCATGACGAGCACCGCGGTGACCACATGCCGGTCGAGTCCAGGCGCCACAGGCTGCTCATTCGGGTGGGTGGAAAAGGCGACAGCCGCGCGGACCTGGAGTCCACGCGGCTGCTCACTCTACTGTGACCGTCCGGTCTCGGTCAGCGCCGGGACGATCCATGTCCGGTGCGGCCCGCCATGCGGCCGCAACGTCACGAACCGGCTCCGTCGTCCGTTCGGACGGCATGGTCCGTTCAGACGGCGGCGCGCTTGAGTTTGCGCCGCTCACGTTCCGACAGGCCCCCCCAGATCCCGAATCGCTCGTCGTGCTGGAGCGCGTACTCCAGACATTCCGCACGCACCTCGCAAGCCCGGCACACCTTCTTGGCCTCGCGGGTCGAGCCGCCCTTCTCCGGAAAGAACGCTTCCGGATCGGTCTGAGCGCACAGGGCGCGCTCCTGCCAGCCCGACTCCTCACCTTCATCTGTGCCGTGCGCCAGCGGGATCACGATCTCGCCCACGCGCACCTCCTAGCCGCCCCCGTAGAGCCCCCCGGTCAGAACTACACACTTGAAATTACACGTGTGTAGTCCCCCGTGCGTCAAGCGGTAGGGGCCACGGGTGGGGTGAACTATGGGTTATCCGGGCGAAGCGCGGGGCTCCTGGAAGGGATTATTGCGGACCTTGATCCCCGCGATACCAGTTCTGGTCACTCTGCTGGGGCGGCGCGGCGGGGTCGTTGTCCCCGAACTGGCGGGTCCAGCCTCCCGGGTCGGCCTGCGGCGGCTGCTGCTGGCCGTACGGCTGCTGGCCGGGCTGCGCGGGCTGCTGGCCATAGGGGTCCTGCGGCTGGCCGTACTGCTGGCCCGGCTGGCCGTACTGCTGCGGCTGCTGGCCGTAGGGGTCCGCGCCCGGAGCCGAGTGCTGCGGCGCGTACGGGTCCTGGCCGGGCTGCGCCGCGGGCTGACCGGGCTGGGCCGCGGGGGGCGCGTACGGATCCTGGACGCCGTACTGCTGCTGGCCGTACTGCTGCGCGGGCTGGCCGGGCTGGCCGTACTGCTGCTGGCCGTACGGGTCCGCGCCGAAGGGCTGCTGGCCGTAGACCTGGCCGGGCACCTGCGCCGGACGGGCCGGCTGGAAGGTCTTGAAGTTCAGGAAGATGAAGTAGCCCGCGCCGCCCGAGACGGCGATCTTGCTCAGGCCGTAGAAGAAGGCCGCGGCCTTGCCGCCTCCGGTGGAGAACTCCGTGAGCAGGCCGGAGAAGAGCGAGATGACGCCCAGGACGAGCCCGATGGCGACGATCACCAGCGCGCCGGTCACGATGTTCTTGGCGGCGGGAGAGGGCGCCGGGCGGGTGGCGAACAGCACAGCGAGCACGGTGAGCGCCGCGAGGATGAAGCCGGTGAAGTTGCCCGAGTTGGCGGTCTCACCGAGCGCACGGGTGGTGAATCCGCCCGAGGAGAACAGCCAGATCAGTCCGGCGAGTACTTGCAGGGCGGCGGCTCCGAGCAGCAGGTACGCAGCCGGTTCGCGCAGCCGCTGCAGCGCTTCGGTGTTCACTGGATCACTCCATAATGGGGTATTTGGGCGGCTCATCCCGGGCGCGTAGCGTATCGCAGGGATGGAAGACTTGAACCGTGAAAATCGTGGTTCTGGCCGGAGGGATAGGCGGGGCGCGCTTCCTGCGCGGACTCAAGGCGGCGGCTCCGGACGCCGAGGTGACGGTCATCGGGAACACCGGTGACGATATCCACCTGTTCGGGCTGAAAGTCTGTCCCGATCTGGACACCGTCATGTACACCCTCGGCGGTGGCATCAACGAGGAGCAGGGCTGGGGCCGTGCCGACGAGGCGTTCAAGGTGAAGGAAGAACTCGCCGCTTATGGCGTCGAACCCACCTGGTTCGGGCTCGGCGACCGGGACTTCGCCACGCACATCGTGCGCACCCAGATGCTGGACGCCGGGTACCCCCTGTCCCAGGTCACCGAGGCGCTCTGCGACCGCTGGCAGCCGGGCGTCCGGCTGATCCCGATGACCGACGACCGGGTCGAGACCCATGTCGTCATCGACGATGAACGGGGCAAACGGGCCATCCATTTCCAGGAGTGGTGGGTGAAGATGCGCGCTTCCTCCCCCGCGTTGGCGATCACCCCCGTGGGCGCCGACGAGGCGAAGCCCGCCCCCGGCGTCCTCAAGGCGATCGAGGAGGCCGACTTCGTGCTGCTCCCGCCGTCCAACCCCGTGGTGAGCATCGGGACGATCCTCTCCATCCCCGGCATCAGAGACGCGCTCAAGGCGAAGACCGTCGTCGGGGTCTCCCCGATCATCGGCGGGGCGCCCGTGCGCGGCATGGCCGACGCCTGCCTGAGCGCGATCGGCGTGGAGACCTCGGCCGCCGCGGTCGCCGGCTTCTACGGGCCCGCGCTGCTGAGCGGTTGGCTGGTCGCCACCGAGGACGGCCCGCACTTCACGTCGCCGGGCCTGGAGGACATCGCCGTACGGGCCAGGCCGCTGCTGATGTCCGACCCCGAGGCGACCCGGGCGCTCGCCGCCGCCGCGGTGGACCTCGCCGTCGAACTGTCCGGGGAGAGCGCGTGAGCATCGAGATCACCGGGGTCCCCGGCCTGCCCGAGGTGAAGCCCGGCGACGACCTCGCCGCGCTCATCACCGCGGCCCTGCCCGACCTGCGCGACGGCGACGTCCTCGTCGTCACCTCCAAGATCGTCAGCAAGGCCGAGGGCCGGATCGTCAAGGCCGACGACCGGGAGGCGGCCATCGACGCCGAGGCCGTCCGCGTCGTCGCCCGCCGGGGCCGCACCCGCATCGTGGAGACCAGGCAGGGGCTCGTCATGGCCGCGGCGGGGGTCGACGCCTCCAACACCGCGCCCGGCACCGTGCTCCTCCTTCCGGAAGACCCCGACGCCTCGGCCCGCGCCCTGCGCGCGGCGCTCCCCAAGCGCGTCGCCGTCCTCATCTCCGACACCTTCGGCCGCCCCTGGCGGGCCGGGCAGACCGACGTCGCGATCGGCGCCGCGGGCCTGGAGCCGCTCGACGACTTCCGCGGCCGCACCGACCCGCACGGCAACCTCCTCGAGGCGACCGTCACCGCGATCGCCGACGAGATCGCCGCCGCCGCGGAACTGGCCAAGGGCAAGCTCGACGGGGTGCCCGTCGCGGTGGTCCGGGGCCTTTCGCACCTCGTCACCGACGCCGACGGGCCCGGCGCGAGCGCGATCGTGCGCGGCGCCGCGGACGACCTGTTCCGCTTCGGCGGTGCGGAACTCCTGCACGCCCGCCGGACGATCCGGGAGTTCACCGACGAACCCGTCGACGGCGAGAAGGTGCGCCGCGCGGTCTCGGCGGCGCTCACCGCGCCCGCACCCCACCACACGACGCCGTGGCGGTTCGTGCTCTTGGAGTCGCCGGAGATCCGGGCGAAGCTGCTGGACGCCATGCGCGACGCCTGGCGGGCCGACCTGGAGGCCGACCGCTTCACCGAGCAGTCGATCACCAAGCGGCTCTCCCGCGGAGACGTCCTGCGCCGCGCCCCCTACCTGGTCATCCCCTGCCTGGACACCGAAGCCGGCCAGCACGCCTACCCGGACGCGCGCCGGGGCGCCGCGGAACGCGAGATGTTCCTGGTCTCGACGGGCGCGGCCGTCCAGAACCTCCTGGTCGGCCTGACCGCCGAGAACCTCGCCTCCTGCTGGGTCTCCAGCACGATGTTCTGCCGCCCGACCGTCCGCGAGGTGCTCGACCTCCCGGACTCCTGGGACCCCATGGGCACGGTCGCCGTCGGGCACGCCGCCGCCCCGCCCCGGGACCGCCCGGTGCGCCTCCCCGACGCCTTCCTCGAGGTCCGCTGACCCCGCTCGGCACCCGACGGCCGCCGTCCGCCCCTACGGGACGGGCGGCGGCCGGGTGTCAGGAGCCGAGGATGCGCGCCTTCTCCGCGGCGAACTCCTCGGGGGTCAGCACCCCTTGGGCCTGGAGGTCGGCGAGCTGCTGGAGCTGCTCGATCCGGTCCGGGGCGGGCACCTGCTGAGCGGGGTCGGCCTGCTGCCGCACGGGCTGCTGCTGGGCCTGCTGCTCGTAATCCCGGCGGGCCTGTCTGCGCTGGACGCGGCCGGAGACCGCCGTCGCGGTGCCGCTGATGACCGCGGTCCTCGCCACGGTGCCCAACAGCCCTGGCCGTCCTGCTCTGATCATCGGTCCTCCTCGGTCGTCGTCCGGCGCGCTCAGGCGTCGCTGAGCGCGGCCAGCGCGGTGGCCACCACCTCGCGCGGGATGCGCTCCAGCGAGACGACCTCGCCCCGCGAGCCGCGCACCGCGTCCGACAGCCTCCGCGCCCACGTGTGCTCCCAGACCACCACCAGCGCCGAGTCCCCGGGTTCGAGCCCGGCCCCCACCTGGTCGAGGTCCCCGTCGCTGAGCAGGTCGAGCTGCTCGGTCGTCAGCCCGCCGAACCGCGCCGCGAACTCCGACTCGCTGACCTCGGTCGCGATGACCGAGCCGTCGGCGGCCCGGGACACGAAGGCCAGGTCGATGATCCGGATCGTGCCCGACTCCTGGAGTTCCAGGAGCGAGGGCGCGACGTCCCCGTTGAAGCGGCTCCCCCGGAAGAGGATCACCGCCACATCGACGGGCCCCATGGACTCCGCCGTCAGCTCCTCACGCATGGCGCTCCCCCGCGATCGACGACCTCTCCGTCAGGTCTGACCGGACCGCCCTTCCGAGGAACCCCATATCTCCCAATGAATCCCCCAACCGTCGGCAGGGACGCACGGCGGGCCCCCGGGTCGGGAGCCCGCCGTGAGTGCGCGTTCGCGGATGAGGTCAGCGGGTGAGGAGGGCCAGGGCGCCGGACGCGACCGCCTCATCGCGCAGACGGGAGGGACGGCCGTCGTACGCGGCGGTCGCCTTCGCGCGGCGGTAGTACAGGTGGGCGTCGTGCTCCCAGGTGAAGCCGATGCCGCCGTTGACCTGG harbors:
- a CDS encoding coenzyme F420-0:L-glutamate ligase codes for the protein MSIEITGVPGLPEVKPGDDLAALITAALPDLRDGDVLVVTSKIVSKAEGRIVKADDREAAIDAEAVRVVARRGRTRIVETRQGLVMAAAGVDASNTAPGTVLLLPEDPDASARALRAALPKRVAVLISDTFGRPWRAGQTDVAIGAAGLEPLDDFRGRTDPHGNLLEATVTAIADEIAAAAELAKGKLDGVPVAVVRGLSHLVTDADGPGASAIVRGAADDLFRFGGAELLHARRTIREFTDEPVDGEKVRRAVSAALTAPAPHHTTPWRFVLLESPEIRAKLLDAMRDAWRADLEADRFTEQSITKRLSRGDVLRRAPYLVIPCLDTEAGQHAYPDARRGAAEREMFLVSTGAAVQNLLVGLTAENLASCWVSSTMFCRPTVREVLDLPDSWDPMGTVAVGHAAAPPRDRPVRLPDAFLEVR
- a CDS encoding glycosyltransferase family 2 protein, whose amino-acid sequence is MAPGLDRHVVTAVLVMHDGARWLPDTLKALLSQTRRIQRLVIADTGSTDTGPAIVAGVVGPGNLLTLDRDVPFAAAVAAALETPAADMAVETEDAVEWLWILHDDSTPAPSALENLLRHVDSDPNVGLAGPKLRDWDDRRLLLELGVALDGQGRRFTGVDRGEFDQGQHDGVHDVMGVSSAGMLVRRDVWRHTGGLDPRFGLFRDDVDFGWRVQAAGHRVVAVSDALVYHAEAAARGVRPTPIAPRRLDRRNAMWALLANLPARQAAGSFLRLLFGSLLRIALLALAKKPMALRDELDALRDVVSSPRVLRALRAGRTEGRARVYRSVRRFQPQWVTLRRIAERLGSLIAPTEYGLDAVEAEEERIPLRERGFGVVRRVLAHPSAVVLLVLSCVAFLAERSLLASGGRLGGGALVPAWGSTGDLWAAYLAGWHPVGLGSADASPPYLAFLAGLSVLTFGQPSLAVMALLVGCVPLAGLTAYLAAKRLIPTSLPAGKRTARLLRRSRVPASAIRVWAAIAYAVLPVATGAIAAGRVGTCVVYVLLPLIGLLGARVLREPSGRVDARQARRAAWGLALLLTVAMAFVPLTWLLLLILGGLSYLGSKVVSGIDLAIGLVVPPLLLLPTTLQLFTHPSRFLLEAGLHRPELVDEGLTGLSILTLDPGGPGTDLGWATAGLLALAVAALPLRSRRTAVMGGWMLILFGFLAAIAVSAIVVTEAPGEGAPGWPGVPLAFATGGLILAACAGLQRSVELVSTGTWKYRFAAAAAVLIAVSTPALAALAWIGIGVDGPVGKAAGQSLPAFVTAVNGETRARTLVLSHDGGADLSYALMRGPSPELGDEALQPEAKAAGHLERLVAHLAAGQGTEGLNRFGVQFLYLHFTGDKRPESGDRLMRRLDGLPGLTRLSRSDDFAVWRLTEPGARLMLMADGGGITPLRSGEVAARVEIPAGEAGRKVVLAEPTGGWTATMGGKAAPAVTVDGWAAGWEVPESGGTFVLERSERLWTAWVAVQGVALLLVIVLALPGGETPIRGRRRGRRAAAAVEADGLRDGEENAGEGAGEDDGSATRSGSAESVVSAAAAPSAESLGSDQ
- a CDS encoding WhiB family transcriptional regulator, whose translation is MGEIVIPLAHGTDEGEESGWQERALCAQTDPEAFFPEKGGSTREAKKVCRACEVRAECLEYALQHDERFGIWGGLSERERRKLKRAAV
- a CDS encoding DUF6325 family protein, whose protein sequence is MREELTAESMGPVDVAVILFRGSRFNGDVAPSLLELQESGTIRIIDLAFVSRAADGSVIATEVSESEFAARFGGLTTEQLDLLSDGDLDQVGAGLEPGDSALVVVWEHTWARRLSDAVRGSRGEVVSLERIPREVVATALAALSDA
- the cofD gene encoding 2-phospho-L-lactate transferase yields the protein MKIVVLAGGIGGARFLRGLKAAAPDAEVTVIGNTGDDIHLFGLKVCPDLDTVMYTLGGGINEEQGWGRADEAFKVKEELAAYGVEPTWFGLGDRDFATHIVRTQMLDAGYPLSQVTEALCDRWQPGVRLIPMTDDRVETHVVIDDERGKRAIHFQEWWVKMRASSPALAITPVGADEAKPAPGVLKAIEEADFVLLPPSNPVVSIGTILSIPGIRDALKAKTVVGVSPIIGGAPVRGMADACLSAIGVETSAAAVAGFYGPALLSGWLVATEDGPHFTSPGLEDIAVRARPLLMSDPEATRALAAAAVDLAVELSGESA
- a CDS encoding SHOCT domain-containing protein, which encodes MIRAGRPGLLGTVARTAVISGTATAVSGRVQRRQARRDYEQQAQQQPVRQQADPAQQVPAPDRIEQLQQLADLQAQGVLTPEEFAAEKARILGS